In Streptomyces dangxiongensis, one DNA window encodes the following:
- a CDS encoding DoxX family protein, which translates to MSARLDSAQPYVLGLFRIVIGLLFAVHGAASLFGVLGGAAGTGGTLGAGTWPGWYAAVIQLVAGGLVLLGLGTRGAALIASGSMAYAYFDVHQQAALWPIQNGGEPSVLFCWAFLLLVFTGSGALGLDRILARRTAAAGEKPVEAEGAEQAPLAA; encoded by the coding sequence ATGTCCGCACGTCTCGACTCCGCTCAGCCCTACGTCCTCGGGCTCTTCCGCATAGTCATCGGCCTGCTCTTCGCCGTGCACGGCGCCGCCTCCCTGTTCGGCGTCCTCGGCGGCGCCGCCGGCACCGGCGGCACGCTCGGGGCCGGCACCTGGCCCGGCTGGTACGCCGCCGTGATCCAGCTCGTCGCCGGCGGCCTGGTGCTGCTGGGCCTCGGCACCCGCGGAGCCGCGCTGATCGCCTCCGGCTCGATGGCGTACGCCTACTTCGACGTCCACCAGCAGGCCGCACTGTGGCCCATCCAGAACGGCGGCGAGCCGTCCGTGCTCTTCTGCTGGGCGTTCCTCCTGCTGGTCTTCACCGGTTCCGGCGCCCTGGGCCTCGACCGGATCCTCGCCCGGCGCACGGCCGCGGCCGGCGAGAAGCCGGTCGAGGCCGAAGGTGCCGAACAGGCCCCGCTGGCGGCCTGA